The segment CTTTCTTCTTTGGTGCCATCTACCTATACCTCATTAACTCGGTCTTTATCGCTTTCGCCACTTTTGTGATGGTGCGCATCATGCGCTTCCCGATGAAGTCGGTCGCCTCGGGCGATATGCGCAAGCGTAGCTATCGCTGGATCACGGTGATCGCTGTCTGCACGCTGATCCCGAGTATCTACTTAAGTATCCGTCTGGTGCGTGACTCCTATCAGGAGCAGCGTGCCAAGCAGTTTATCGCAGACCACTTTGCACCGCCTGCTCATCAGGTGATCCGCCAGTCTTTCATCCGAGCTGATGGAGACAAGAGACCCTACATAGACGTCGTCTTGATCGGCAAGCCGCTCTCGTCTCAGACGATCGACAGCATCGCGGCCTTACTGCCTAGCTATGGACTGTCCAACTTCGACTTACAAGTGCACCAAGGGATCGACAACGAGGCTCCTACGGACTACGAGCAGCTGGGCGGTGTCCTGCTGCGTGACCTCTACGAGCGGTCCGAGCGTACTGCCTCTGAGCAGCGTGCCGAGATCGACTCGCTACGTCGTACGCTCCTGCGCTACGACTACTACAAGTCTCTGACGCACGATGTGAGCGATGAGGCGAAGGCGGTCTTTACAGACATTAGCAAGGTACGGCTCATGCCCTCCATGGAGTTTATCCAAGGGCAAGACTCCGTCCTCCATATCCTCGTGACGACACCATCCAGCCGCCTCGCCCCTGCCGAGCGTAAGAAGCTGGAGCAGTGGCTGCAGAAGCGTACCAAAGCGGATGCGCTCGAGCTGATCCTAACGAACTAACTAAGCAGAATAGAATACTAACTTTAAATAGATAAGCGTCTTATGAATAAACTACAGACCTTGCTCCTGACCCTCTGTGCACTCCTCGTGTGCAGTGCTACAGCACGTGCCGACAAGGGCATGTGGGTACTCAGTGAGCTCAACGAGCAAAACGAAGCTCGCATGCGTGAGCTGGGCTTTAACCTACCTCTAGACCAGCTCTACAATCTAGACAAACCCTCGATAGCACGTGGCGTGGTTATCTTCGGTGGTGGCTGCACCGGTATCACGGTCTCCGATCAGGGACTACTCTTCACCAACCACCACTGCGGTTACGATGCCATCCAGAGCCAGAGTACCGTAGAGCATGACTACCTACGTGACGGCTTCGCCTCACAGTCTTTCCGTGAGGAGCTACCGATCCCAGGACTCTCTGTCAAGTACCTGCGTGCGCAGATCGACGTGACGGCTCGCATCGAGCAGGCTGTCGCTGGTATCACCGACGAGGCTAAGCGTCAGGAGACGATCGACAAGGTCTCTGAGGAGATCGTCAAGGAGTACACGAAGTCTCCCTTTGACGCTGTCGAGGTAACCCCCTTCTATGCTGGTAATAAGTACTATGTCGTCATCTACGACGAGTTTAAGGATGTACGTCTCGTGATGACCCCACCGAGCAGCGTCGGTAAGTTTGGCGGTGATACGGACAACTGGATGTGGCCTCGCCATACGGGCGACTTTAGCGTCTTCCGTGTTTACGCTGATGCCAACAACAAGCCCGCTGAGTACTCAGCTAGCAACAAGCCTTACCGTCCTGTATACTATACGAAGGTCTCTCTAAAGGGTTACCAGGAGCAGGACTACGCGATGACCATTGGTTTCCCAGGCTCTACCGATCGTTACCTCACCTCTTATGGTGTCATCGATCGTATCGAGAATGAGAACGCACCCCGCATCGAGGCGCGTGGCATCAAGCAGGAGATCTGGAAGCGCGCTATGGAGGCTGACCAAGCGACCCGCATCAAGTACGCTAGCAAGTATGCTCAGAGCTCTAACTACTGGAAGAACTCTATCGGTATGAATCGTGGTCTCGAGAAGCTCCATGTCGTAGACCGCAAGCGCGCCGAGGAGGAGGCATTCACTCAGTGGGTAGCTCGTACAGGCAAGCCTTACGGCAATATCCTACCCGACCTAAAGCGTGCCTACGAGGAGATCGCTCCCTACAACCGTCAGCTCAACTATATGATCGAGACGATGCTGAGCGGTAGCGAGATCGTATGGCTCGGTTATCAGGCTATGGTAGCTGCGGGCTCTGGCGACAAGAAGGAGCTGAAAGACCTCTACAAGGATTACCTCCCCAACCTAGATCGTGAGGTGCTCCCCGCTATGCTCTCATTGCTTCGTACGAAGCTTCCTGCAGATAACCTCCCCTTCATCTATCAAGTCATTGACGAGCGCTTCGGCGGAGACTACAAGGCTTATGCTGAGGAGCTTTTTGCCAATAGTGTCGTACCTTATGAGGATAAGATGATGGCCGTACTGGCTATGGATCCGAACAAGGTCAAGGAGACCCTTGCCAACGATCCTGTACAGGAGCTCGTCCAGAGCGTATTGACGTACTACTCATCTTTGCTGGATAAGTACCTAGAGTACAACCACGCTATCGAGAAGGGCAAGCGTGAGCTCTTTGCCGCTATGAGCGAGTTCCAGCCTAACGCACTTCGTCCATCAGACGCTAACTTCACGATGCGTATGAGTTACGGCCGTATCCTTGGCTACGAGCCAGGTGATGGAGCGTGGTACTACCACTTCACGACGGAGCGTGGTGTCTTCCAGAAGCAGAACCCCAACAGCAGCGAGTTCGCTGTACAGCCTGAGATCCTCGAGCTACTAAGCAATCCTGCTAACTTCGCACCTTACGGTGTGGGCGATCACCTTTTCACCTGCTTCCTCTCGGACAACGATATCACGGGTGGTAACTCAGGTAGCCCTGTCTTCGACAAGAATGGTAACCTGATCGGTCTAGCCTTCGACGGTAACTGGGAGGCTATGAGTGGCGACATCGAGTTTGAGCCTGATCTACAGCGCACTATCTCGGTAGATATCCGCTACGTCCTCTTCATGATCGACAAGTGGGCTAAGTGCCCCCGTCTGATCCAGGAGCTGACCTTCGCATAAGCGTTGCGTCAAAACGAGACGAGTAACCCTTTGTAGGGGCGGACCTGCGTGTCCGCCCGTCCTCGTCTGAGCGCTGTACGCCTTGAGGGCGGACACGCAGGTCCGCACCTACAGCGGGTTACACATTTTTGACCACACGCCTATATGCGCATAGACATTATCACCGTACTGCCTGAGATGATCGAGCCGTTTGTCTCGACCTCTATTGTGGGGCGAGCACAGCGTGAGGGCTTTGCCGAGGTACATATACATCAACTCCGCGACTATGCGACCAATCGCTGGGGACGTATCGACGACTACCCCTATGGGGGCGCAGCTGGTATGCTTATGTCCATCGAGCCGATCGACCGCGTCATCACC is part of the Porphyromonas asaccharolytica DSM 20707 genome and harbors:
- a CDS encoding S46 family peptidase; translation: MNKLQTLLLTLCALLVCSATARADKGMWVLSELNEQNEARMRELGFNLPLDQLYNLDKPSIARGVVIFGGGCTGITVSDQGLLFTNHHCGYDAIQSQSTVEHDYLRDGFASQSFREELPIPGLSVKYLRAQIDVTARIEQAVAGITDEAKRQETIDKVSEEIVKEYTKSPFDAVEVTPFYAGNKYYVVIYDEFKDVRLVMTPPSSVGKFGGDTDNWMWPRHTGDFSVFRVYADANNKPAEYSASNKPYRPVYYTKVSLKGYQEQDYAMTIGFPGSTDRYLTSYGVIDRIENENAPRIEARGIKQEIWKRAMEADQATRIKYASKYAQSSNYWKNSIGMNRGLEKLHVVDRKRAEEEAFTQWVARTGKPYGNILPDLKRAYEEIAPYNRQLNYMIETMLSGSEIVWLGYQAMVAAGSGDKKELKDLYKDYLPNLDREVLPAMLSLLRTKLPADNLPFIYQVIDERFGGDYKAYAEELFANSVVPYEDKMMAVLAMDPNKVKETLANDPVQELVQSVLTYYSSLLDKYLEYNHAIEKGKRELFAAMSEFQPNALRPSDANFTMRMSYGRILGYEPGDGAWYYHFTTERGVFQKQNPNSSEFAVQPEILELLSNPANFAPYGVGDHLFTCFLSDNDITGGNSGSPVFDKNGNLIGLAFDGNWEAMSGDIEFEPDLQRTISVDIRYVLFMIDKWAKCPRLIQELTFA